A region from the Deltaproteobacteria bacterium genome encodes:
- a CDS encoding TIGR01777 family protein — MAAGGARIAISGASGLVGRRLGKALEADGHTLLRLVRREPARRGEVLWDPASGRLDPAALEGIDAFVHLSGESIASGRWSTARKREIVESRTVTTRLVSAALARLASKPVLVSASAIGYYGDRGGEWLDETSPPGRGFLPEVCVEWERACDAARAAGLRVVNPRIGVVLDPSGGALAAMLLPFRFGLGGKLGSGSQYVAWITLDDLVGAIRHCIVSETLSGPVNAVAPAPVTNAELTTAIARALGRPAFLRVPATALRLALGEAADELLLGGARVSSRKLEASGYEFRDRDVDRALARLLG; from the coding sequence ATGGCCGCGGGCGGGGCGAGGATCGCGATCAGCGGAGCGTCGGGCCTGGTCGGTCGCCGACTCGGCAAGGCGCTCGAAGCCGATGGGCACACGCTGCTCCGGCTCGTGCGCCGCGAGCCGGCCCGGCGCGGCGAGGTGCTCTGGGATCCCGCGAGCGGCCGGCTCGATCCCGCCGCGCTGGAGGGGATCGACGCGTTCGTGCACCTCTCGGGAGAGAGCATTGCCTCGGGGCGCTGGTCGACCGCGCGCAAGCGCGAGATCGTCGAGAGCCGGACCGTGACCACGCGCCTGGTCTCCGCGGCGCTCGCGCGGCTGGCCTCGAAGCCCGTGCTCGTCTCGGCCTCCGCGATCGGCTACTACGGCGACCGCGGCGGCGAGTGGCTGGACGAGACGAGCCCCCCCGGCCGCGGCTTCCTGCCCGAGGTCTGCGTCGAGTGGGAGCGCGCCTGCGACGCTGCTCGAGCGGCCGGCCTGCGCGTGGTGAACCCGCGCATCGGCGTGGTCCTGGACCCGTCGGGCGGTGCGCTCGCGGCGATGCTCCTGCCGTTCCGCTTCGGGCTGGGCGGCAAGCTCGGCAGCGGCTCGCAGTACGTCGCCTGGATCACGCTCGACGATCTGGTCGGCGCGATCCGACACTGCATCGTGTCGGAGACGCTCTCCGGGCCGGTGAACGCCGTGGCGCCGGCGCCGGTCACGAACGCGGAGCTCACCACCGCGATCGCGCGGGCTCTGGGCCGGCCCGCGTTCCTGCGCGTGCCTGCTACGGCGCTACGCCTCGCGCTCGGAGAGGCCGCCGACGAGCTCCTGCTCGGCGGCGCGCGCGTCTCGTCCCGGAAGCTCGAAGCGAGCGGCTACGAGTTCCGCGATCGCGACGTCGATCGGGCGCTCGCCCGGCTGCTCGGCTGA
- a CDS encoding YqgE/AlgH family protein gives MRTSGIAPGLLLAMPQLEDPNFARAVVLMVQHNDQGSFGIVVNRPSDTPVIEVMSPLGLRWRGDPEAVLWIGGPVSPESGWLLHEPSAAIAGEGTVDVSDGIALSTAPEHFRTLVEKPPRRLRFFAGYAGWGAQQLEGELAQGAWLTADVTPALIFDTPAEKMWEQALRSLGIEPSSLVPGVGVH, from the coding sequence ATGCGCACGAGCGGGATCGCGCCGGGACTTCTGTTGGCGATGCCGCAGCTCGAGGACCCGAACTTCGCGCGCGCGGTCGTGCTGATGGTCCAGCACAACGACCAGGGGTCGTTCGGAATCGTCGTGAACCGGCCCAGCGACACGCCGGTGATCGAGGTGATGTCGCCGCTCGGCCTGCGCTGGCGCGGCGATCCGGAGGCCGTGCTCTGGATCGGCGGCCCCGTCTCACCCGAGTCCGGCTGGCTGCTGCACGAGCCGAGCGCCGCGATCGCGGGCGAGGGCACGGTGGACGTGTCCGACGGGATCGCGCTGTCGACCGCGCCCGAGCATTTTCGGACGCTGGTCGAGAAGCCGCCGCGCAGGCTGCGCTTCTTCGCCGGCTACGCCGGCTGGGGCGCGCAGCAGCTCGAGGGCGAGCTCGCGCAGGGCGCGTGGCTCACGGCCGACGTCACGCCCGCGCTGATCTTCGACACGCCCGCCGAGAAGATGTGGGAGCAGGCGCTTCGCTCGCTGGGCATCGAGCCGAGCTCGCTGGTCCCCGGCGTCGGCGTGCACTGA
- a CDS encoding beta-lactamase family protein: protein MEPDFAELEREMARQIESGLRPSLQVAVDFRGELVFERALGEAAHVDSTYVLWSSTKPLVAVALLQLVDEGRAALEDRVAKHIPEFGTHGKERCTILHLLSHRGGFPDSAPETRKALFRIARDWDASLAFVCDMPALWEPGTDRGYHPLSAWFIVGELIQRLDGRPLADALFARVLEPLGVPRDGFCLGRPQDLAGPPMTVRTRDRKGAPSAGEAAYWSDPRTHAAVIPGAGGIARARTLAAFYRALLDGGRGCNGRILSPEMVRTATFPHVVGTRDRTMLRDMPWGLGMHLKHVLPSVDDCGRRATPGTFGHAGHFLVNTGWGDPGRDVAAAILSNGLAESMSGMRAVCALSDAIHAAIDRASGSARG from the coding sequence ATGGAGCCGGATTTTGCGGAGCTCGAGCGCGAGATGGCGCGCCAGATCGAATCGGGCCTGCGGCCGTCGCTCCAAGTCGCGGTCGACTTCCGCGGCGAGCTCGTCTTCGAGCGCGCGCTCGGGGAGGCGGCGCACGTCGACTCGACGTACGTGCTGTGGAGCTCGACCAAGCCGCTGGTCGCGGTCGCGCTGCTTCAGCTCGTCGACGAGGGCCGCGCGGCGCTCGAAGACCGCGTCGCCAAGCACATCCCCGAGTTTGGAACCCACGGGAAGGAGCGCTGCACGATCCTGCACCTGCTCTCCCACCGCGGTGGCTTTCCAGATTCGGCGCCCGAGACGCGCAAGGCGCTGTTCCGGATCGCGCGCGACTGGGACGCGAGCCTCGCCTTCGTCTGCGACATGCCGGCGCTCTGGGAGCCGGGCACCGACCGCGGCTACCACCCGCTCTCGGCCTGGTTCATCGTCGGCGAGCTGATCCAGCGCCTCGACGGGCGGCCGCTCGCCGACGCTCTCTTCGCGCGCGTGCTCGAGCCGCTCGGCGTGCCGCGCGACGGGTTCTGCCTGGGGCGCCCGCAGGACCTGGCCGGGCCGCCGATGACCGTGCGCACCCGCGACCGGAAGGGCGCGCCGAGCGCGGGCGAGGCCGCGTACTGGAGCGATCCGCGCACGCACGCCGCGGTGATTCCCGGCGCGGGCGGGATCGCGCGCGCGCGAACGCTCGCCGCCTTCTACCGCGCGCTCCTCGACGGCGGCCGCGGTTGCAACGGACGGATCCTCTCGCCCGAGATGGTGCGCACGGCGACGTTCCCGCACGTGGTGGGAACGCGCGACCGCACCATGCTCCGCGACATGCCCTGGGGGCTCGGCATGCACCTGAAGCACGTGCTGCCATCGGTGGACGACTGCGGACGGCGCGCCACGCCCGGCACGTTCGGTCACGCCGGGCACTTCCTGGTGAACACCGGCTGGGGCGATCCGGGCCGCGACGTCGCCGCTGCGATCCTCTCCAACGGCCTGGCCGAATCCATGTCGGGAATGCGCGCGGTCTGTGCGCTCTCGGACGCGATCCACGCCGCGATCGACCGGGCGAGCGGATCGGCGCGCGGCTAG